The nucleotide window ACTCCTCATGGAGAAAACACTGTTTTGAAGGTCAAAGGCTAGTCATACAGATTCCAAAAAGTTGGGATCCCACAAAAATGATGAAAGCTGATTTATGAAAATTTGTTAATACATGCACAATTTCCCTATTAAAAAGGATCCTACGTGCTTTCTTCTAGTTAAGGTATAAAAGCATCTTATTTTAGTCTGCTAATCTGAACTCAAAGGAAATTGTGTTGTCATATGTCCCTATAGCTATTTGGTAATTAATTCCTAAAAGTTAAATGGTTTGGATTGTGTATTTTCCCACAAACCACTAACCAAAGTGCATTGTTCCTTGACATAGCACTATAAACAGAGTGCCTTTGTTTTAGCTATTCATtatgacaatttattaataaatgcacaTCTTGACCACAAGTAAAAGCTTCACTTTGCATTACGTATGGGGCTCGTTAAACTAATTTTTATACAGCAATTGTAACTAGGCATAAACGGGTACTgtgcagaaaaatgcattttagacTTGTGAGAATGCCTTTGATGATAGAACTTTGCCTGTATTTATTGTTAATGAGTTTCTTTCCCATGATGAAAACTAGACACtcctaaacatttttacattgtaatctgaattggaatttttttcttttaatacaattGAGTAAATtccatcaaattatttttaaatggcatattaatttttaaatgtatgatattatatttaacctctttttataaagcacaaaACGTTATTAGatgctgtaatttaaaaaagggttgcagATGAAAAACCTGCAGACAACTATGATTTACAAATTaagatatacatatacagtgtacagtgtatatatatatatatatacacacaatatatatatatatatatatatatatatatatatatatatatatatatatatatatatatatatatatatatatatatatatatacatatacacttaTATAGGTTGGGGACCATTCTTTACATGAGGCAATACATGGCTGTGGTTCCCAAAAGTGTGTATATTGCAGTTCCCTGAGACTAGGTGCACCCAAGGCAGAAGACATCCCTAGGTATGTGAACACACCCCTCCGTGTCGGTACTGTAGCTCCGTAGGATATTACCCTTATGGCACACAGAGTAGTACTTCTTGTTTGGTTCAATGTCTGCTTTTAATTTATTCTCTAATATGAGTTAATACCCTCCAGTAACTTCACTGCATATACTTGAACGTTGGCAAATTCAATATCACATCCTGTACTTTTTTCATTCGTAAATGACAAAgtgtaaagaaaattaaagtcTTCCTAAAACAGAAGGTATTCACTTGTCTTATTCCATCATAAATGCCAAAATAggataattatttttcatttttgttggtgGGCAAATTCAACGCACCCTTTTTGCCCCATCAGCCAAATGTATAACTAAACCTGCTGATGATTTGTGCAAGTATAACCTAATACTCTATGGCCATTTATCCCAAACTACATACAgctgtttaatttgtttttggaaaCCATGACACCTTCTATGGGGTAGGGCTTGAGACCAACAAGGTTCAAGTGTTTTGGTGTTTCTGATGTCTCTGaatttgtttaaagcagaactcggAACTGTATTtttctaatgtatatttataccAAAGCAGCCAGATTCAGTGAGCTACCCACAGCTCTTCCCCGGTGCTGAAATGTATGTTGGCAAATCCACAGCGGACAATGTTTGGATCAGATTTACAAAAGCAGATCTTTCCGATCAAATCATTGCCAATAACACTGAGGGCCAAATGATCACAGTTACATGACAGCTGTGTCATACAAGTTACAGCCTTAGTACTCAGTAAAAGTAAGTTAATGTTGGAATACAATGCATACTTCAATTGGTGCAGCAATCAGGCTCAAAATGGGACTGGGAGACCCAATTCAGTATGGTGCCCATGCAGTTTAAGagtttttttctaattacaaGTGTCAAATCCACAAATTATCTACTGTCAATTACCCATCAATGGCCACATTAGAAAATAAAGAGGAATTCTGAGTCAGCTTAGATTGCCGTACAGCACTGAGATGTTACTTCATGTgtgacagatttgctttaagcATTGCTGTTCTTACTCACGCTGCTTGCACTGATAAATACTTTTGGGCCTTGAGGTTATTTTGTTCCAACTTGTTTGTTCAATTAAACCTTTGAATCCAAATATTTGAAAAGTATTATGCACAGTGTGAAATGTGGATAATGAAATTTAAATTGAGTCTTCCAACATTTTTGCAACATAAAATGTGGATGTCTTAATTCATTTACACCACAACATAGAAACGCCCAATGCATTATAAACCTGTCCACACTGGTGTAGTAGTTCTCAGGGTATGTAGCAAACACTTGCaaatctgaataaatatatatttaaagaggaaataaactaaaaatgtaaaaattattaggAGGTGGGAtctttcttgcagaagggacaggctatgttaTTTCAGCAATAGCTCAAACCTACCTGTCTGTTTTCAATTTTATAGAATAGTCTATagaatatactgtaaatgaatAGAATAGTCTATAGAAGTATACTGTAATGTGCATGCACATATACCATCTTATATATACCATTTTGTACCATTTATTCTAGCATACCCCAGTaccagaatgaatgaactcctgtgcacatgcactAAAAATGCATCATTTCGTCTTGgccaagatggctgaaaatcctaAGCCTGAAAAGGGACTGGGTGAAGGTTTCTGAGCCTCTAAGGGAAGAAGGGGGTGAGTTGATTTCTGAATTAAGGAGGTGGAGGTgtgctttttgtaataaataaaaaatggagccCTACTATTTAGGACTTCTAACTAGCCACAGTAATATGCACTTTAATACAACTTGCAAAAAGTCTATCACAATCACtgtaaagtagatctaaactccAGCTTCATGACATTATGGTTTCTAAGCACTGTGTTATGTAAACCATTGCCATTTTTATGAAGAACATTTTCTACCTTTTGGTATATTTGCATTGCATCTGTCTACATGAAATTACTCCAGCATCAGTTGCATGTCATTGCTCTGGACCAACtccctgatagtgacaacagtggaccattcATAAGTTATGAGCATGGATGCATGGGGGCTCCACCAGGGGCAAATGTGACAACACAGGTGAACAATTAAAATGCAGTTGTAAACACATATATTAGGAAGCACCTAAACACAAACCCAGGATCATCGGTTATTCTGTTAATGATGGCTGCATActtaaaaaagactaaaaaccATTAAATTACATTAGCATGTTAAAGTgttagtaattgggtttacacTATAAGGTTTCTGTATTACGAAGGAAGAGTAACCAGGCCACATATCAGCATTAGGATTGCTACAGGTAATTACAAACCAGAACATGTTCTCATCTGTATACAATTATTCCATAACCTAATATTCATAGCTCAATTTAAATTTACCATGAATAGGCCTAAAGGTAGATACTATTAGGGTATTGTGACCTACAAGATTTTACTGCCTGCAGAACCAAGTTACCTAAAAGATGTGATAAATATTCATAGATCACACCATAAAGATCTCACATTTTAGGTGTAAGAAATATTCTGTGTATCAAACAAATTTAAGGGACCCATATGCAGGCGATTAACAATAAAATTAGGTGTTTTCTAGGCCTCATTCTCCTATTGTTTATCCCTATATCCCTATCTTCCTATTGTTTGTCCCTATATAGAAAACATATTCCCCTATCACCATCATAGTGATACCTGCTTGGATATGAGACTCATggtatgaaaaattattttctgatagCCATAGTAGTATGTGATTTTTCATCATTTGTGGTGCAGATATATCTCATTATCTGAAGGTTTCAccaaatgtatacatatacagtttatataaatCTCCTAAAGGATTGACTCTCTGTTGCATAGGTAGCACACATACATCTATGCAAACGAAGATTAGAAGTTACAAATCGAAAccaaatatataacaatgtagAAAATAAGAGGAGAACATTGACTGGAAGCAAATGCACACAGCAAGTTTGAGCCTGTGTAGtaacttaaaaaatgtacattccacCTATATTGCATATAAAGATCTAGACACAAAACACACTGCATACAATATTTACCCTATTAGTATTCAGAATGCTATACATTACAATTATAACAGGAACACAAATTGTACAGGCCACTGCTGGCAAAGCACATGATGGTTGACATCCAGTGACACTTCTTTTGTTTTCCAATCATGCACAATGTGAATGACAGTGGAGTGCAGCCAGTTAACTGTGAACTTGACAGAGCTACAGGGTGAATGCCAAAAAAACTGGCACTGATCTAAAGCTGGTCACTTTTTAATAGGGAATAAATATGCATGGCAATAGAGAGAAGGCAAAACCGCTTCAGGAGTCCATATTTAATACCAAAGCATAGACAAGATCTTGGCAGTCTTTTAACAATGCTTGTCCATGGCTGGAGAATGTGCCTGCTATAACTTATCAAGTACAATTCTCTTTTATGTGATCAATATTATAGTGGCGAAGGCATAAAGTGTATTAAATGACAGCGGCAGAGATGTTTATACAAACGcgcataatacaaatatatatatatatatatatatatatatatatatatatatataatatatatatggataatatattaaacacatacacatactCACACAGAATCTTGCATGCAGATGCTAAAAAAACTTAACATGCCAGCACATCATGCCAGTCTTGCACTGAATTGTTGGTCATGCAGGGAATTGTAGCTCCATgatggccatatatatatatatatatatatatatatatatatatatatatatacacatacacactgtATATATCATAGTTATTAGTAAGACATGTGGCTCCATATAAACAGAAACCTTGGAGCTTATGTGTTGATTACTAAAATGTTAATATGAACAATTACTACAAAGTAAGCATTTACATTAGATTATGCTTTTTAAAGTATACCCGATAGCAAGGCAAATATACATATGTACGAGTCAATAGAAATGTTAATCATTCATGTATTTATTGTGCAGGCTAGGAGATTGATAAAACCTTATAGTTTATATCTCTCAGGTACTCAAACAATGTGTTTTATGTCTGTCAGGTAATGTAGTGGTGAGATCGCTGTGCTTTTCAAGTCTGCTAGgtagaaatgtctttttttatttatttatttattttttatagcaaaagGCATGAGACTCTTTAAATGGGTGGAAATGCAGCTGGGAAGTATAGAAGGGAAAGCTTACATCTGAAGACCTTTAAGACCTTTAAGAGATTTAAAAGGAAACAAGTGAATGAATAAGTCTGCTTTACTGAACCTATGAcataaattgttactttttggTGGCCTGACCAGTTCATGACATAACTGACTTTCTCACCCACTTAGAGGACACTTAGGGTTAAGTGTATACTCAGAATTTTATAAATGGCAGATGCCTGAAGCAGTCTTTAATAAAGCTTATACCTATAAAAAAAGTTCACGTCAAACAACATTTCTCATAAAAGTTAAAATGATTACCTCTATGTATGGTATGATCTTGCAGGAGAAGTCTTCCAGTAGCCATTTTTTAGTAAGTTCATGAAATATCAcaagtggaaggcaaaaaaagataATCAAAAAGTCCCAGAAGGCTAAATTTGCCAAAAGTGAATTGGATATGCTTCTCATATAGTAATTGTGGCAAACTATGCACATCACAGCCATATTGCCCATAATACCAATTACAAAAATGATAATAGATAAGCACATCACTGCATAGGCACCATAGGAATCTTCTGTCAATGGATAAAATGGGttctttatatgtaattttttattgttggttgtaTTTTTTGGTACCAAAGCTTGATTAATTTCCATATTATCAGAAAATACTTTCAGATCATTTGTAGCAAAGGGAATTGATCCGTTTAAAGACAAGGCATGTGGTTCTGTCTCTTTTCCTTCATCTGGACTTTGCAGAGTTTCATTTAAGTCcaccaagaattttttttcattgtcagtTTTGCTGGCGTTATCATTACTTTTCTTCCATTGCCATTCATAAGTTTCCCTTTTCTTCCTAGCATGTACGTCAATCCTAGCCTGATCCTTCTGTTGTTGTTCAGTATACCTGGTTTCCATGGATGTGTTGCTCACCTTCCTTTGCTCCCAGAAAATGCTATCAGGTTGCATATTTGGTGATGAAGTTGTGTCAGCTTCTTGCATGTCACCTGGCCAGTTCTGTTCAGTAGATGCCGGTTCCTTAGGTTCACCTAACCTTCCATGTATAAACTGACAAATTAGATTTCTCAAAAAACCTTCATGGGAAGAATTGCGGTCAACAGTTTCATCTGTTGCCATTCTTGAAGAAACTTTGTTAAGGTAGGGAAATTGACTACGGCACCATCTTGAACCATCTCCTTGCACAGTGTTTAGATCTTTCTGTAATTTATGGTTGCTCACTATTGTAGCTCCGAAGAACAAAAATATGGAGTAAAATGATAACTGCATGTTTCAAGTAGAACATTCAGTCAATGAAGTAGAAATGAATTAGCTGTTTCATGCATGTCACTTGATCCTGGAGAGCTAAACAAAAGCAGCGAGAAGAGACAAGAGAAGAATATGGTGTGAATAAATGACACTCTATAGTTTTaagtttcaccttttttttttttttttttttacagaagtacagcactttacaaaattaaatcaTAGTGAAAAGTCACCTGCAGGTCAGGCCACTGTCTTCAGTCTAGCTTTTGTGCTCACGCCGGTAGTACCCTGGTAGTAGAAAAGTTAAGGTAAGCTGATGCTGTACATCCAAATAAATACCCGGGCTCCACCCTTTTCGTGCCAGTCTTTGTAAGAACTGTTAGCTTTACTCTGGCTGCTCATTTAAATTTTCTTTCTCTGCTTCATTGCACATACACCAAGGCATAGGTCTTTCTCTTCCTAATAATCACAAATGAAATTAATCCCTCCCAGGCTCACAGTAAACAGGTTGCAGGGATGTCATCGGATCAGATTAAAGGCTGGACATTAAAAGACGGCCAGAACAGGGTTTGGTGGCGAATGAAAGATGACATTTCCATTGGATTTCCTTTGTTTGAGTTGGAGAGAGGTGAGGAAAAAGATCAGGCTCTTTTAGTTGTCAAGGTGCAGGAGAAGGACCTTTGCCTCTGAAGCTGCTTCTCCCTGGTTGTACTGCTGCTGTCACTGCTGTGCATGGAGGAAAGTAGTGAAGAGCCCCGCCTGTAGGCTTTACAAGACCATTCTCTGCGCCTGTGTAGGGTTGTAAACGAGACAGCTTTTCTCCTCCCTTCTATACTGTATCTCTCCATCTAATGTCACTCTAAACAATTATCACACCTTGCTGGGTACGCTCACATGCGTCTGTCTGCATTCATCTAGAAGaacacacagagaaaaaaagaaatgggatAGAAACAAGCCTAAATGTCTTATGAAAAttccaaacaaagaaaaatatcctTCACCTCAGTATATTGTGCTAGAATTAGCAGCAGCGGTGCCATTCTCTGTCTGGGCACAGCATAGCTACTTCTCTTAGCACTAAGGCTGACACAAAGGCTGTgcaggaggaggggggagaaaaGGGGGGGATGAGCAGAAGCTGGTAATTCTGCAAGTAAGATCTAGGAGAAGCAGCTGCTTGAATTTTTTCCTATCAGGGAAATAGAAATTCTCTGCGGTAGGGAACATGATGttacctttttattaaaataaaaaaaaactagtttcaACAAAGAGGGCATTTACCATTAAATCAAAACTATCATGTTACcttgttatatacatatatatatatatatatacttttttttttttaaatactcagaTTATTCTACtttctttgcacaaaaaaaacagtctttttttttacaccaaaaaaCATCATCCTCTGAAGCCCCAGATTAACGAGGAATACAAGTAGTGGTGTATGTTATTTAGCAGAATAGTTACAAAAATTCCTATACCTTAGTTAGAAGAGCTTGTTTTAAACTGCCAGAAGGTAAATCCATTCATTCCTTCTGCATGCATTGTGCAACTTATATTTAGGTTCTTGTTTAACAGGATCTGAATTCCCAAGTgaagagatgtaaatattttaacatttctagatATGAAAATTGGGTCCCATTTATATACCCAAACATAATACCTACCCTCAGTAAACATGTACTCACATCAGGGAAATGCAACATAAGgtacaagtaaaagaaaaaaaattttgaacaTAAATATTAGTGACAATcttctgaaaaaacaaacaaacaaaaaaaacacaagtaaatgtaatgtgtacaaaataaaaacaacaaaaaacacagtaaatCCCAGAAACTGCAATAAATACAGATCCCTCCATGTTATATCCCTTTAAAGaccctgtaaatacagaaatatataactGCTGACCTGCTAGAAATGTGGTGTGAAACAAGCCCAGAAAGTGTGTATAGGACGGTTCTATATTTAGGACCAGATcaacaggtacttttttttacccatattAAATAGATATAGAAAAAACCTATTTAGTTTTGACATACAGGTAGGTTTTACTTACAGCATTTGCTGGCTTTTCTGCCACCTTGACAACACACAGTAAATAACCAGTCACTCTTGCTGCTGCACTTTCGACCAcatgtggaaaaaaaactaaaaggatGGTGATGATCAAAGTTGGGTGGTGGGCAATCCTAGACTTAAATACCTGAATGTCTTTTAAATTTTTCGGGTCCACCTATAAATGGATGAGTAGAGGGGTGTTTTAATCTTGTTTTCACCTACACTTCGTAGTTAGCAATAAATAGGATGTTTATTTGTCCAAAGAGGCAAGAAAGTAGACTGAgttaagtttcactttaactgGTCAGCATAAGCCTCCGAGATCCATATATTGACTTTCTATAGAGCTTAATATGGACTCTGCCTGGAAGCACATGCTTGTTATACTGTACACATTGCAGGCCTGGACCAAGAGCTAGACAAATATATGGGCAGGAGGGAGATGCAATAAGGTAGGATTTTCTGGCACCTCTATGACAACTCATGGGggagtgcacttttttttattggtgctaAAGAATCTTATCCTAGCACTTTGTTCCTACTGGGGATACTTACTTTCTGACCCTGTTACATGAGGCTGGTGGGAAAAGAATTGATGGGAAGTTTCCCCAACTGGGACTGATCCAAAGCATTAAACAGAGTGGGCAAAGGTTAGAtctctttccaatttttttaatttctgatcTTTTGTTCCTGACCTGGAGACTTTTGTTCCCTCCATTTCTTCAACTGGTGTCAACAGGGCAGGAAGTACAATACAGGATAATACTAATAGACAGCTAGGAGTCCTAAACATTCTCACCACTGTGGAAACTGCAGACGAAGCTGTTAAAATGTAGTATGCACTGTAATTACAGTGCTacataaatgtgtttatgtattcTAAACTCTAAAGGCTTGTTTAAACTAGTGAGAATGGAAACGCCAGACACATTTTTCTTCACAGTAATTCCAAGAGTGATAGATGTCTTTCCAAGTCTTTTTCCAGCTACTATATTGGCAGGAATGCTAAATATTTTCACAGCACATTGCTGGGTAAACTGATTTGGGATTATGAGGCAAGGGCAGCTGTAacatacattattaaattattacattacaaaattatttaaaccatAGCAGCCTTTCTTCTATCTTAGAAgatccaaataaaatatacatttacataaataacgAAGAGCTCTAATAGTAggtcattaaataataaatagtaggataaaaattggtaaaatagCTATGTACTGTTTACTTGTCAAAACTcgaaaagagaaaacaattaaGGCTCTTTACATCCTACCGCTATGCCACATTTTATTCACCTTGATCCATCACTGTTGCAACAAAATACTTGGTTCTTCCATTGGTGCAAAGTGGGTTATCTAAACTCCCCTATCCCACTGTTTCCTTGCCAAGAGGTTTTATAGCTTTTGTTGCTTGACCTGTTCTGTGACCATATATGCCCTGTTTTGTCTGGGCT belongs to Pyxicephalus adspersus chromosome 2, UCB_Pads_2.0, whole genome shotgun sequence and includes:
- the GPR37 gene encoding prosaposin receptor GPR37; amino-acid sequence: MQLSFYSIFLFFGATIVSNHKLQKDLNTVQGDGSRWCRSQFPYLNKVSSRMATDETVDRNSSHEGFLRNLICQFIHGRLGEPKEPASTEQNWPGDMQEADTTSSPNMQPDSIFWEQRKVSNTSMETRYTEQQQKDQARIDVHARKKRETYEWQWKKSNDNASKTDNEKKFLVDLNETLQSPDEGKETEPHALSLNGSIPFATNDLKVFSDNMEINQALVPKNTTNNKKLHIKNPFYPLTEDSYGAYAVMCLSIIIFVIGIMGNMAVMCIVCHNYYMRSISNSLLANLAFWDFLIIFFCLPLVIFHELTKKWLLEDFSCKIIPYIEVASLGVTTFTLCALCIDRFRAATNVQMYYEMIENCTSTTAKLAVIWVGALLLALPEVVLRQLTKDESALSANTLSERCVVKISTDLPDTIYVLALTYDGARLWWYFGCYFCLPTLFTITCSLVTARKIKRAEKACTRGNKRQIQLESQMNCTVVALTILYGFCIIPENICNIVTAYMSTGVSRQTLDLLHLISQFLLFFKSCVTPVLLFCLCKPFSRAFMECCCCCCDECIQKSSTATSDDNDNEYTTELELSPFSTIRREMSTFASVGTHC